Proteins encoded by one window of Canis lupus dingo isolate Sandy chromosome 10, ASM325472v2, whole genome shotgun sequence:
- the LOC112678014 gene encoding lens fiber major intrinsic protein, translated as MWELRSASFWRAIFAEFFATLFYVFFGLGASLRWTPGPLHVLQVALAFGLALATLVQAVGHISGAHVNPAVTFAFLVGSQMSLLRAFCYMAAQLLGAVAGAAVLYSVTPPAVRGNLALNTLHPGVSVGQATTVEIFLTLQFVLCIFATYDERRNGRLGSVALAVGFSLTLGHLFGMYYTGAGMNPARSFAPAILTRNFTNHWVYWVGPIIGGGLGSLLYDFLLFPRLKSVSERLSILKGARPSDSNGQPEGTGEPVELKTQAL; from the exons ATGTGGGAACTGCGGTCAGCCTCCTTCTGGAGGGCTATATTTGCTGAGTTTTTTGCCACcctcttctatgtcttttttggaCTGGGGGCCTCACTGCGTTGGACCCCTGGACCCCTGCATGTCCTGCAGGTGGCTCTGGCCTTTGGCCTGGCCCTGGCTACGCTGGTGCAGGCTGTGGGCCACATCAGTGGAGCCCATGTCAATCCTGCAGTCACTTTCGCCTTCCTTGTGGGTTCCCAGATGTCTCTGCTCCGTGCCTTCTGCTATATGGCAGCCCAACTCCTGGGAGCCGTGGCTGGAGCCGCCGTGCTATATAGTGTCACCCCACCTGCCGTCCGAGGAAACCTAGCACTTAATACG TTGCACCCTGGGGTGAGTGTGGGCCAGGCCACCACGGTGGAGATCTTCCTGACGCTCCAGTTTGTGCTCTGCATCTTTGCCACATACGACGAGAGGCGGAACGGCCGCCTAGGATCTGTGGCCCTGGCTgttggcttctccctcaccctgggGCACCTCTTTGGG ATGTATTATACTGGTGCAGGCATGAACCCTGCCCGCTCCTTTGCTCCTGCCATTCTCACCAGAAACTTCACCAACCACTGG GTATACTGGGTGGGCCCAATCATTGGAGGGGGACTAGGCAGTCTCCTCTACgactttctcctcttcccccgGCTCAAGAGTGTTTCTGAGAGACTGTCTATTCTCAAGGGTGCCAGGCCCAGTGACTCCAATGGACAACCAGAGGGCACTGGAGAGCCTGTTGAACTGAAGACCCAGGCCCTGTGA